One stretch of Vibrio kanaloae DNA includes these proteins:
- a CDS encoding YebC/PmpR family DNA-binding transcriptional regulator: MGRSFEVRKASMAKTAGAKIKVYSKYGKEIYVLAKNGSSDPDMNLPLKHLIAKAKKDQVPAHVIDKAIDKANGGGGEDFQPARYEGFGPGGTSVIVDCLTDNGNRTFQDVRQCFVKTGAKIGVEGTVSHMFAHQAVFQFKGEDDEIILETLMMEDVDVTDVELEDGVITVFAPTTEFFKTKTALNTAFPELTLDVEEITFVPQTTTPVAEEDSEKFQKFLDMLDDCDDVQQVYHNAEL; encoded by the coding sequence ATGGGAAGAAGTTTTGAAGTGCGCAAGGCCTCAATGGCGAAAACTGCAGGCGCAAAAATTAAAGTTTATTCTAAATACGGTAAAGAGATTTACGTACTGGCTAAGAACGGTAGCTCTGACCCAGATATGAACCTACCTCTTAAGCACCTGATTGCTAAAGCGAAGAAAGACCAAGTACCCGCTCACGTTATCGACAAAGCGATCGATAAAGCAAACGGCGGCGGCGGTGAAGACTTCCAACCTGCTCGTTACGAAGGTTTTGGCCCTGGTGGCACAAGCGTAATCGTTGACTGTCTAACTGACAACGGCAACCGTACGTTCCAAGACGTTCGCCAATGTTTCGTTAAGACTGGCGCGAAAATCGGTGTTGAAGGTACTGTTTCCCATATGTTCGCTCACCAAGCTGTATTCCAGTTCAAAGGCGAAGATGACGAGATCATCCTAGAAACGTTAATGATGGAAGACGTAGACGTGACTGACGTTGAGCTAGAAGACGGTGTTATCACTGTATTCGCTCCAACGACTGAGTTCTTCAAAACGAAGACAGCACTAAACACTGCGTTCCCAGAGCTAACGCTAGACGTTGAGGAAATCACTTTCGTTCCTCAAACAACTACGCCAGTAGCTGAAGAAGATTCTGAGAAGTTCCAGAAGTTCTTAGACATGCTTGACGACTGTGATGACGTTCAGCAGGTTTACCACAACGCTGAGCTGTAA
- a CDS encoding outer membrane lipoprotein-sorting protein has product MCKFTRSLTVLGSVLVLVLASTPSWAVDSQQVTEMIAKADGYRLNSAQASKVVSLVALYQDEQLDKIREYNVYTRPNRESLVVFKSAVEAGQKMLMIEDNYWLLMPKSRRPIRITPMQKLLGEASVGDISTLTWSEDYQGEWVAEQQVEMSTGETLDTHHLKLAAKTKGASYQSIDLWLTADRAFPVKADMYLRSGKLAKQAWFTEGVRDGLPTVVSMTLLDKIQPSKKTVIEYREVSEQSLADKYYNPAYLSRNSISGL; this is encoded by the coding sequence ATGTGTAAATTTACTCGTTCACTCACTGTTTTAGGTTCTGTATTGGTTTTGGTTCTAGCATCGACACCAAGTTGGGCAGTCGATTCACAACAGGTCACAGAGATGATCGCCAAGGCGGATGGTTACCGATTGAACAGCGCACAAGCCTCTAAGGTAGTATCTCTGGTGGCGCTGTATCAAGACGAGCAACTGGACAAAATCCGTGAATACAACGTCTACACAAGGCCAAACCGAGAGTCATTAGTGGTCTTTAAATCAGCCGTTGAGGCAGGTCAAAAGATGCTGATGATTGAAGATAACTATTGGCTGCTGATGCCAAAGTCACGCCGACCAATTCGTATCACACCGATGCAAAAGCTATTGGGTGAAGCCTCGGTAGGCGATATCTCGACACTTACTTGGAGTGAAGATTATCAAGGTGAGTGGGTTGCCGAGCAACAAGTTGAGATGTCGACAGGCGAGACACTCGATACCCATCACCTAAAGCTCGCGGCGAAAACCAAGGGTGCCAGCTATCAATCGATTGATCTGTGGCTAACGGCAGACCGAGCATTCCCAGTTAAAGCTGATATGTATCTGCGTTCGGGAAAACTGGCGAAGCAAGCGTGGTTTACCGAAGGCGTGCGAGATGGATTACCAACCGTTGTGTCGATGACCTTGCTCGATAAGATTCAACCAAGCAAGAAAACCGTGATTGAGTACCGCGAAGTGAGTGAACAAAGCTTGGCGGATAAATATTACAACCCTGCCTACCTATCGCGTAACAGCATATCTGGGTTGTAG
- a CDS encoding NAD(P)-dependent oxidoreductase, with protein MKVSFIGLGVMGFPMAGHLVKAGFEVTVFNRTHSKALDWVDKHQGKAAESVAECVAEADVVLVCVGNDDDVRSMTTSETGALAAMKPNAILVDHTTTSAVLSEELEVAAKQSGIRFMDAPVSGGQAGAENGVLTIMCGGEQAQFNDLQPLFEAYGKSSVLMGKVGQGQRAKMVNQICIAGVLNGLSEGLVLAEKSGLDIPTLVDCLKNGAAGSWQMENRATTMAQDKFDFGFAIDWMIKDLGFCLDEAERQGIQLPLTEKTNNAYKALSAEGQGRMDTSVLMKAVVEETKK; from the coding sequence ATGAAAGTAAGTTTTATCGGGCTAGGCGTAATGGGTTTCCCAATGGCAGGACACCTAGTCAAAGCCGGTTTTGAAGTAACGGTATTTAACCGCACTCATAGCAAAGCATTAGACTGGGTTGATAAACACCAAGGTAAAGCCGCTGAGAGCGTGGCTGAGTGTGTCGCAGAAGCTGACGTGGTATTGGTTTGTGTAGGTAATGATGACGACGTACGCAGCATGACAACCAGCGAAACTGGCGCATTGGCCGCGATGAAGCCAAACGCGATTCTTGTCGACCACACAACAACGTCTGCAGTACTGTCTGAAGAGCTTGAAGTGGCAGCCAAGCAATCGGGTATTCGCTTTATGGATGCACCAGTGTCTGGTGGCCAAGCGGGCGCAGAAAACGGCGTGTTGACCATCATGTGTGGCGGCGAACAAGCGCAATTCAACGACCTTCAACCTTTGTTCGAAGCTTACGGTAAGTCGTCGGTTCTGATGGGTAAAGTCGGCCAAGGCCAACGCGCGAAAATGGTTAACCAGATCTGCATCGCGGGTGTATTGAACGGCTTATCTGAAGGCTTGGTACTTGCTGAAAAATCAGGTTTGGATATCCCAACTCTGGTCGATTGCCTTAAAAATGGCGCCGCTGGTTCATGGCAGATGGAAAACCGCGCAACCACAATGGCGCAAGACAAGTTTGATTTCGGCTTTGCCATTGATTGGATGATCAAAGACTTAGGCTTCTGCCTAGATGAAGCAGAGCGCCAAGGCATCCAACTTCCACTGACTGAAAAGACCAACAACGCCTACAAGGCACTGTCTGCCGAAGGACAAGGCCGCATGGATACGTCAGTATTGATGAAAGCTGTGGTTGAAGAGACTAAGAAGTAG
- a CDS encoding DUF3283 family protein, which produces MSINLSLLPPSEKNKIELDKQASFLVWKLKQAKCGPEAIVEEAMKLSDPDEKVWFEQSVEKYKRVMGVA; this is translated from the coding sequence ATGTCTATCAACCTTTCACTCCTTCCACCCAGCGAGAAAAATAAAATCGAACTGGATAAGCAAGCATCGTTTCTTGTATGGAAACTAAAGCAAGCAAAATGTGGCCCTGAAGCCATTGTTGAAGAAGCAATGAAGCTAAGTGACCCTGATGAAAAGGTGTGGTTTGAGCAGTCTGTAGAAAAATACAAACGGGTAATGGGTGTCGCATAA
- a CDS encoding LysR family transcriptional regulator, translating to MNILTLMETFSVVVDTGSFTAAAEKLGFSKSFISKQISTLEDDLGTRLLYRTTRKLSLSDEGGQFYKHCKIIMAEAENARAEVMDSQGAPKGKIRLTLPQSLIISGFGQLLIEFQLQYPEIELEVIASGRTEDLVEEGIDIALRVGQLEDSCLISRRLADCTFQVVASPQYIRKSGTPYQPADLMEHNCLIYSDSKINRGWPFLSPSGESITVKAKGSLTSNDGGLIVESILRGLGIGFGPSFLFKNDIEEGRLQLLLSDYYQPATTISALYPLNRNLSRRVRMLVDYLSERLSV from the coding sequence GTGAATATTTTAACTCTTATGGAAACTTTTTCTGTTGTTGTTGATACAGGAAGTTTTACGGCGGCAGCGGAGAAACTTGGGTTCTCTAAATCATTTATCAGCAAACAGATCTCCACCTTGGAAGATGATTTAGGAACTCGCCTACTATATCGTACGACTCGTAAATTGAGCTTGTCTGATGAAGGCGGACAGTTCTATAAGCACTGTAAGATAATTATGGCAGAAGCTGAGAATGCTCGGGCTGAGGTCATGGATAGCCAAGGCGCACCAAAGGGAAAAATACGCCTAACATTACCTCAAAGTCTTATCATTTCAGGTTTTGGTCAATTACTAATAGAATTTCAACTCCAGTATCCAGAAATTGAGCTTGAGGTAATAGCCAGTGGGCGTACTGAAGATTTAGTGGAAGAAGGTATAGATATTGCGCTAAGAGTAGGACAATTAGAAGACTCCTGTCTTATCTCTCGTCGGTTAGCAGACTGCACATTTCAAGTCGTCGCTTCTCCCCAATATATAAGAAAATCGGGAACACCTTACCAACCAGCAGATCTAATGGAACATAATTGCTTAATTTATAGTGACTCCAAGATTAATCGGGGCTGGCCGTTTCTCTCTCCTAGTGGTGAATCAATTACTGTAAAGGCAAAAGGTAGTTTAACGAGTAATGATGGTGGTTTAATAGTTGAGAGCATTCTTCGTGGGTTAGGCATAGGCTTTGGACCTAGTTTTTTATTCAAGAATGATATTGAAGAGGGCCGCTTGCAATTACTACTTAGCGATTACTACCAACCAGCCACTACAATTTCAGCCTTATATCCACTAAATCGAAATCTATCAAGACGAGTCAGGATGTTGGTTGATTATTTATCTGAGAGACTATCGGTTTAG
- a CDS encoding ABC transporter permease translates to MGKLTQKMSTFLLPTSVRLAWLNLLRNGRRSLLSVLIIAIAVFALTSAGGYGLYTYESLRESTARDTGHLTLSTPGYFEQDEDMPLSNGLDNVQALTKSIIGDSDVRGVQPRVYFSGLVSNGSKSTIFMGTGVNEREFDMKGPFLDVRSGQTLSDVKSPRYDSQEPQVMLGTDLARNLKVAIGDWVTLLATTSDGALNAFDFKVQGIYSTGVPELDKRQLYVHITSAKDLLASDKVSTLSVFLFETNKTSTVQQRIQATLDRNSASQNDQGTEIEITPWQDRAFFYTKVKDLYDRIFGIMGAVMALVVFVSLFNTMTMSVTERTREIGTLSALGSYPSEIVAGFLKEAGLLALIGSAIGALVSGLVSVLLLVVDIQMPPPPGRTEGYPLNIYFSLELVGYATLGVLTICLLAAYFSARKGVNKPITEALVYV, encoded by the coding sequence ATGGGCAAGTTAACACAAAAAATGAGCACGTTTTTACTTCCAACCTCGGTACGTTTAGCGTGGCTTAATTTATTGAGAAACGGTCGCCGCAGTCTGCTCTCGGTGTTGATCATCGCGATTGCGGTATTTGCACTGACGTCGGCAGGAGGCTACGGGCTTTACACCTATGAATCTCTGCGTGAATCGACCGCGCGCGATACTGGTCATCTTACTTTGAGCACGCCCGGCTATTTTGAACAAGATGAAGACATGCCGCTGAGCAATGGTCTAGACAATGTTCAAGCCCTAACCAAGAGCATTATTGGTGACAGTGATGTGCGTGGCGTTCAACCACGAGTCTACTTCAGCGGCTTGGTGTCTAATGGCAGCAAATCGACCATTTTTATGGGAACGGGCGTTAATGAGCGTGAGTTCGACATGAAAGGACCTTTCCTTGATGTGCGCAGCGGGCAAACCCTGTCGGATGTGAAATCCCCAAGATACGATAGTCAAGAGCCACAAGTAATGCTGGGAACTGACCTTGCTCGTAACCTCAAAGTGGCCATTGGTGATTGGGTCACATTGCTCGCCACCACCAGTGATGGTGCATTGAATGCCTTTGATTTTAAGGTGCAGGGGATTTACTCGACAGGGGTTCCTGAGCTGGATAAGCGTCAGTTGTATGTTCATATCACCAGCGCTAAAGATCTTTTGGCCTCAGACAAAGTCAGCACCCTATCGGTGTTCCTATTTGAAACTAACAAGACCTCGACCGTTCAACAACGCATTCAAGCGACTTTAGATCGAAATAGCGCGAGCCAAAACGATCAAGGCACAGAGATCGAGATCACCCCATGGCAAGATCGCGCGTTTTTCTACACCAAGGTTAAAGATCTTTACGACCGGATCTTCGGCATCATGGGCGCGGTGATGGCATTGGTGGTGTTTGTGTCGTTGTTTAACACCATGACCATGTCGGTGACCGAGCGCACTCGTGAGATTGGCACCTTGTCAGCACTCGGCAGTTACCCTTCTGAAATCGTGGCAGGCTTCTTAAAAGAGGCGGGATTGCTGGCACTGATTGGCAGCGCGATCGGTGCGTTAGTGAGTGGCTTAGTGTCGGTGTTACTGCTGGTGGTTGATATACAAATGCCACCGCCTCCGGGTCGAACCGAAGGTTACCCACTCAACATTTACTTCTCATTGGAATTGGTTGGTTACGCCACTTTAGGTGTGCTGACAATCTGTTTGCTGGCTGCTTATTTCTCTGCTCGCAAAGGCGTTAATAAGCCAATCACGGAGGCGTTGGTTTATGTGTAA
- the phhA gene encoding phenylalanine 4-monooxygenase, whose translation MTQYHSKPVSQEGWVEWSLEEDAIWHDLVKRQLDVISDRACDAYLHGLTLLDLPLDRVPQLPEINKVLKETTGWQVKPVPALIDFDRFFDLLANKKFPVATFLRTRDEFDYLQEPDFFHEIFGHCAMLTNTDFAAFTEHYGKLGQAATSKQRAYLARLYWFTVEFGLVKEGHKLKIYGGGILSSPAETIYALEGDLAVRERFELKTVLRTPYRIDIMQPKYYVIDELSELFEISQKNLLQQADLAIDAGLLPPLFEPKEPTHVE comes from the coding sequence ATGACTCAATATCATTCTAAGCCCGTGAGCCAAGAGGGATGGGTTGAGTGGAGCCTCGAAGAAGACGCCATTTGGCACGACTTGGTGAAAAGGCAACTGGACGTAATTAGTGACCGCGCTTGCGATGCTTATTTGCACGGTTTGACCTTGCTTGATCTACCATTAGATAGGGTCCCTCAACTCCCAGAGATAAATAAAGTGCTAAAAGAAACAACAGGTTGGCAGGTTAAGCCTGTTCCGGCATTGATCGATTTCGACCGTTTCTTTGATTTACTCGCTAATAAGAAGTTCCCCGTTGCGACATTTCTGAGAACGCGAGACGAGTTCGATTATTTACAAGAACCTGATTTTTTCCATGAAATTTTTGGCCATTGTGCAATGTTGACTAATACTGATTTCGCGGCTTTCACTGAACATTATGGAAAACTAGGCCAAGCGGCGACATCCAAGCAGCGCGCCTATCTTGCCCGTTTGTATTGGTTTACGGTCGAGTTTGGTTTAGTCAAAGAAGGGCACAAGCTGAAAATCTATGGCGGTGGCATTCTTTCCTCTCCGGCAGAAACCATTTACGCGTTGGAAGGGGACTTGGCCGTTCGTGAGCGGTTCGAGCTAAAAACCGTTTTAAGAACCCCTTATCGCATCGACATTATGCAGCCGAAATATTATGTGATCGACGAGCTATCTGAGTTATTCGAAATCAGTCAGAAAAACTTATTACAGCAAGCTGATCTCGCGATTGATGCGGGATTACTACCACCACTTTTTGAACCCAAGGAACCAACACATGTTGAATGA
- a CDS encoding glutathione S-transferase family protein — translation MTSLMLYHHPLSVCSMKVRLALEEKGLAWSGRVIDIMRKQEQLDPWYLKLNPQGVIPTVEIRNGTTKVLTDSAYIIRSIASLSEGNNLIPSGESNCQLMDKLINLADGIDLQILSYSRHPSMEKSEKILNSRITKALLMADKYPELKDNYIVCADRSENSKVFRVDSKHIEKVEQYALEAISFSEKQLEGNQFLLGNVYTLADVIWTVVLSRLDLLGYSKWLDKDNFPEISSYYLRMQHRKSYTLAQIQNEWWDK, via the coding sequence ATGACATCATTAATGCTTTATCATCACCCACTATCCGTGTGTTCGATGAAAGTAAGACTCGCACTTGAAGAAAAAGGGCTTGCTTGGTCTGGTCGTGTTATTGATATTATGCGAAAACAAGAGCAGTTAGACCCATGGTATTTGAAATTAAACCCACAAGGAGTAATCCCTACAGTGGAGATTCGAAATGGTACAACCAAAGTATTGACTGATTCTGCTTATATTATTCGATCCATCGCTTCTTTATCAGAAGGTAACAACTTGATACCATCAGGTGAAAGTAATTGTCAATTAATGGATAAGTTAATTAATTTAGCTGATGGCATTGATCTTCAGATCCTTAGTTATTCGCGTCATCCATCGATGGAAAAATCTGAAAAAATATTGAATTCCCGTATCACCAAGGCACTCTTAATGGCTGATAAATATCCTGAACTTAAAGATAACTATATTGTTTGTGCAGATCGCTCAGAAAATAGTAAAGTATTTAGGGTTGATAGCAAGCATATAGAAAAGGTTGAACAATATGCATTGGAAGCTATTTCATTTTCTGAAAAGCAACTTGAAGGTAATCAATTTCTTTTAGGCAATGTTTATACACTAGCTGATGTAATTTGGACTGTAGTGCTCTCAAGACTTGACTTGTTGGGTTATAGTAAGTGGTTAGATAAGGATAATTTCCCAGAAATATCAAGTTACTACTTAAGAATGCAACATCGAAAAAGTTATACTCTTGCTCAGATCCAAAATGAGTGGTGGGACAAATAA
- a CDS encoding EAL domain-containing protein, translating into MKEEPIIYDRLSCDNCSDKSKLDFDFTMAFQPIINCKTNQIYGYEALVRGLNNESAFSIISKVNDDNRYLFDQLCRVKAIALASELKIDSILSINFLPNAIYKPERCIRTTLDAANKYNFPIDKIMFEFTEVEKIEDINLIKSIVDYYSKLGFKTAIDDFGSGYAGLGLLAELQTSIVKFDMELIRNIDKDHARQSIVKNCLNIFRDLKITPLAEGIETKEEFICLRDFGIELMQGYLFAKPGFESLPNVDFSKF; encoded by the coding sequence ATGAAAGAAGAACCTATAATTTATGACAGATTGTCATGTGATAATTGTTCTGATAAAAGCAAACTTGACTTCGACTTCACAATGGCTTTTCAGCCAATTATCAACTGCAAAACGAATCAAATTTATGGGTATGAAGCTTTGGTTCGAGGTTTAAACAATGAATCAGCATTTTCAATAATATCTAAAGTAAATGATGATAATCGTTATTTATTTGATCAACTATGTCGAGTTAAGGCGATAGCACTTGCATCCGAATTAAAAATTGATTCAATACTTAGTATTAACTTTCTACCAAATGCTATATACAAACCCGAACGTTGTATTCGCACAACATTAGATGCGGCCAATAAATATAATTTTCCAATTGATAAAATAATGTTTGAGTTTACAGAAGTTGAAAAAATTGAAGATATTAATTTAATTAAAAGTATAGTTGATTATTACAGTAAATTAGGATTTAAGACTGCAATTGATGATTTTGGCTCAGGTTATGCAGGCTTAGGATTGTTAGCTGAACTTCAGACCAGTATAGTAAAGTTTGATATGGAACTCATTCGCAATATTGATAAAGATCACGCTCGCCAATCAATAGTAAAAAACTGCTTAAATATATTTCGTGATTTGAAAATCACCCCTTTAGCTGAGGGTATTGAGACTAAAGAAGAATTCATCTGCTTGCGAGATTTTGGCATTGAATTAATGCAAGGGTATTTATTTGCTAAACCTGGCTTTGAAAGTCTGCCAAATGTAGATTTCAGTAAATTTTAA
- a CDS encoding sensor histidine kinase, giving the protein MDTFSNSQFPWIKSFTITTLFCFVIAITTQTIWGGDLVVNLAISFGFGYSAVGSSFILVEVLKRKSKVFDVGISMVVAMTLGTLNAYYWLNGFFGSNISDLKSVVLLGVIFCSVCFYYFYTREQQLRADNELEVAKRRQADQEKVVVLSQLKQLQSQIEPHFLFNTLATINVLIESDSAKAKLMLEKLTDLLRVTLKNSRTEQSTIAQEVDLLDAYLNIQKIRLGERLTFSIETHEISDLQVIPPFLIQPLVENALTHGIEPKAAGGQVNIRIAQQADQLKIEVSDNGTGLKVPSANTGHGVGLSNIRQRIETLYDDKASLTITEQAEGGVVSTILLPLTDATA; this is encoded by the coding sequence ATGGACACTTTTTCAAATAGTCAGTTTCCATGGATTAAAAGCTTCACAATAACCACTCTGTTTTGTTTCGTCATCGCCATTACCACACAGACAATTTGGGGCGGTGACCTTGTGGTCAATCTCGCGATCAGTTTTGGTTTTGGTTATAGCGCGGTGGGCTCCTCTTTTATTTTGGTTGAGGTGTTGAAGAGGAAATCGAAGGTGTTTGATGTGGGTATCTCTATGGTGGTCGCGATGACTCTTGGTACCTTGAATGCATACTATTGGTTGAATGGATTCTTTGGCTCTAATATCTCTGATCTTAAATCTGTCGTGTTGCTCGGTGTGATTTTCTGTTCGGTTTGCTTTTACTATTTCTATACACGAGAGCAACAGCTACGGGCCGATAATGAGCTGGAAGTAGCCAAGCGTCGTCAGGCCGATCAAGAGAAGGTGGTGGTATTGAGTCAGCTTAAGCAGCTACAAAGCCAAATTGAACCGCACTTCTTGTTCAACACACTTGCGACCATCAATGTGTTGATTGAGAGTGATAGCGCGAAAGCCAAGCTGATGCTCGAAAAACTCACCGACTTGTTGCGTGTGACTTTGAAAAACAGCCGCACCGAGCAGTCGACCATCGCACAAGAGGTCGACTTGTTAGACGCTTATCTTAATATTCAGAAGATACGCTTGGGTGAGCGCCTAACGTTCTCGATTGAAACACATGAGATTAGCGATTTGCAGGTGATTCCACCGTTCTTGATTCAGCCTTTGGTCGAGAATGCACTCACGCACGGTATTGAGCCCAAAGCGGCGGGTGGCCAAGTGAATATCCGAATAGCTCAACAAGCCGATCAGCTCAAAATTGAAGTATCAGATAATGGCACAGGGCTGAAAGTGCCTTCTGCGAATACGGGACACGGTGTTGGGTTAAGCAATATTCGTCAAAGGATCGAAACCCTTTATGATGATAAGGCGAGCCTAACGATTACTGAACAAGCTGAAGGCGGGGTAGTCTCGACGATCTTATTACCGTTGACTGACGCAACTGCCTAG
- a CDS encoding 4a-hydroxytetrahydrobiopterin dehydratase translates to MLNEQKCEACSIDAIALSKGDQQSLLLELSDWQIMEREGIPQLEKVFKFKNYKQAWAFSNKVSELAEEEFHHPSILLEWGKVTVTWWSHSIKGLHKNDFICASRCDVFAVSD, encoded by the coding sequence ATGTTGAATGAACAAAAATGCGAAGCCTGCAGTATCGACGCGATTGCTCTAAGTAAAGGTGATCAACAATCTTTACTGTTGGAGTTGTCTGACTGGCAGATCATGGAAAGAGAGGGCATCCCGCAGCTTGAGAAGGTGTTTAAGTTTAAGAACTACAAACAAGCCTGGGCATTCAGCAACAAAGTGTCAGAGTTGGCAGAAGAAGAATTTCATCACCCTTCGATTTTATTGGAGTGGGGCAAAGTAACTGTAACTTGGTGGAGCCACTCAATCAAAGGCCTGCACAAGAATGATTTCATCTGCGCCTCACGCTGTGATGTGTTCGCGGTGAGTGATTAG
- a CDS encoding ABC transporter ATP-binding protein, whose amino-acid sequence MIEFKDIGKAYVTGGQRVDALNGVDGHIQRGEMVALCGPSGSGKSTLLNILGLLDMDYRGQSDIDGQPYPTEQIAAARFRRQSLGFVFQRFNLVPVMTALENVAYPLMLNQCSKQEQQSRAQDMLERVGLGDYVHHRPDNLSGGQQQRVAIARALIHNPSLVIADEPTASLDSHTANLVIDIMKELGHEMGTTFIVATHDPRMAQRCDRVIELIDGQLAPQATATEAISWAS is encoded by the coding sequence ATGATTGAATTTAAAGATATCGGCAAAGCATATGTCACGGGCGGTCAACGTGTTGATGCATTAAACGGAGTCGACGGACATATCCAGCGTGGTGAAATGGTGGCGTTGTGTGGCCCGTCGGGTTCTGGAAAAAGCACACTTTTAAATATTCTTGGTTTGTTGGATATGGACTACCGAGGGCAGAGCGATATTGATGGCCAACCGTATCCGACTGAGCAAATCGCCGCTGCGCGTTTTCGCCGTCAGTCGTTGGGTTTTGTATTTCAGCGCTTCAATCTGGTTCCAGTGATGACGGCACTTGAGAACGTAGCCTACCCATTGATGTTGAACCAATGCTCTAAGCAAGAACAGCAGAGCAGAGCGCAAGACATGTTAGAGCGTGTTGGGCTAGGGGATTACGTTCATCACCGACCAGACAACCTTTCAGGTGGCCAGCAACAACGTGTCGCGATAGCTAGAGCACTGATCCACAACCCAAGCCTAGTGATTGCCGATGAGCCGACTGCGAGCCTAGACAGTCACACCGCTAACCTAGTGATCGACATTATGAAAGAGCTCGGTCACGAGATGGGCACCACCTTTATTGTCGCAACGCACGACCCAAGAATGGCGCAGCGTTGTGATCGAGTGATTGAACTTATCGATGGACAACTGGCACCACAAGCCACAGCAACGGAGGCGATCTCATGGGCAAGTTAA